The region CGATTTACTTCTCCTTTTGGATTGTACTTAGTTTTGTACACCCACTTGACTCCAATTGGCTTCTTTCCTTCTGGAAGTATAGTTAACTCCCATGTATTATTTTTCTCAATTGCATGAATTTCTTCATCCATTGCTTTCATCCAACAATCTTTATTGGCTGCTTCCTCATGTGTCACATGATCACAATCAGCAAATAAGGCATAATAAGTAATTTCTTCTTCCATATTATCAAGATCATGATATTGACCAACTTCATAATCTTTCAAGTGAGGAGGTGGGTGACGTTCCCGTTGTGGATATCTACGAGGTGGTGAGTCTTGTGTTGGTTCAGTGGATAGTTCATCAAATGTTGGTACAGTGGATGGTTCATTAACTTTATCATCTACTTCTTCATTTATAGTAACTGGTACATGCAACAactcttttttcttttctgaCCAATCCAATGATCCATCTTCATCAAAGGCAACATCCTTGCTGATGACTACcttttgagtttctggattgtaCAATTTGTAGGTTTTTGTTTCTTCATTATATCCTAAAAATTTGCACTTTTCGGCCTTGTCATCAAGCTTCTTCTTCAGTTGATCAGGAACATGTGCATAAGCAATACAACCAAAAACTTTCAAGTTACTCAAATTTGGCTTTTGCCCACTCCAAGCATCTTGTGGAGTTTTATCACGTATACTTTTCACTGAACACCTATTTAAAAGGTATACTGTACAAGTCACTGCTTCGGCCCAAAAAATTGGGTAAATTCTTGCAATGCAACATGCTTCTCATATTATTCATGATTGTTCTATTCTTTCTTTCCgccactccattttgttgaggaaTGTATCTTGCAGTCATTTGATGCTTAACTCCATGCTTTCTCAAGAAATCATCATATACAATATACTTTGTTCTCCTGCCAGCTCTTAAGGTTTTCAGAGTATAACCACTTCGTCTTTCAACATACGCCATAAATCTTTTGAGTGCATCACTACATCCgatttatttttcaaaatataaATCCATGTCTTCCTACTAAAGTCATAAATGAAAGTAATAAAATATTTATTACCTCTATTAGATAGTACTTCCACATAGCATAAATCAGAGTGCACAAGCTCAAGTGGTTTTGTAGCTCTCCATGCACTCCC is a window of Lathyrus oleraceus cultivar Zhongwan6 chromosome 6, CAAS_Psat_ZW6_1.0, whole genome shotgun sequence DNA encoding:
- the LOC127096440 gene encoding uncharacterized protein LOC127096440, with amino-acid sequence MDKLVNEMKSNGDDIKEGDVVEKTICTISNRFDYVVTAIEEGKDVTTMTLNDFNHLSGNNELFSNLDESFRSIVKLGDNSKLQVLGKEKIAIRLKDGSLNYIYDVFYVPNTCYILLNIGQLAEKGYDLNFNKRGYTVNDTEMSLIANTSMSRNRLFPMNIEYGANMCCKTIVIEDNWLWHMCLGHFNFESIKFLANKKWVTGLPVIQVPNQLCEACVVGKKHRYPFPKGSAWRATKPLELVHSDLCYVEVLSNRVTCTVYLLNRCSVKSIRDKTPQDAWSGQKPNLSNLKVFGCIAYAHVPDQLKKKLDDKAEKCKFLGYNEETKTYKLYNPETQKVVISKDVAFDEDGSLDWSEKKKELLHVPVTINEEVDDKVNEPSTVPTFDELSTEPTQDSPPRRYPQRERHPPPHLKDYEVGQYHDLDNMEEEITYYALFADCDHVTHEEAANKDCWMKAMDEEIHAIEKNNTWELTILPEGKKPIGVKWVYKTKYNPKGEVNRFKARLVAKGYKQKPDIDYFEVLLQLLEWTRYA